One genomic region from Leifsonia poae encodes:
- the hisC gene encoding histidinol-phosphate transaminase, translated as MTIRLRNLSATPAYKPGKAAPTDAPDAHTVFKLSSNENPYPPLPSVVRALEEQLDSVNRYPETAASALTRLLCERFDVEPENVVFGSGSVEIISQLMRATAGAGDEIVFAWRSFEAYPMLAVAAGATPVAVPLTPTHEHDFAAMLAAITPRTRLILVCNPNNPTGTTISADALEDFLAKVPAEIVVVVDEAYLQFNRRPDTAIGVDAMRRHDNVVVAHTFSKAYGLAGLRVGYALAPETVATALRQVALPFGVTSLAQAAAVASLHAETELDIRVDELVAERDRVGAALAEQGWELPASGGNFLWFPLGDDTTTAADVFEEHGLLVRPFAGDGLRVTIAEREANDRIIAAGAALRSSLLQQTAVAELELS; from the coding sequence ATGACGATCCGCCTGCGCAACCTCTCCGCGACCCCCGCCTACAAGCCGGGCAAAGCCGCCCCCACCGACGCACCGGATGCGCACACGGTCTTCAAGCTCTCCTCCAACGAGAACCCCTACCCGCCGCTGCCCTCGGTGGTGCGCGCACTCGAAGAACAGCTCGACTCGGTCAACCGGTACCCGGAGACCGCGGCGAGCGCCCTCACCCGGCTTCTCTGCGAAAGGTTCGACGTGGAGCCTGAGAACGTCGTCTTCGGCAGCGGCTCCGTGGAGATCATCTCCCAACTCATGCGCGCGACCGCAGGTGCGGGAGACGAGATCGTCTTCGCCTGGCGATCCTTCGAGGCCTATCCGATGCTGGCGGTCGCCGCCGGCGCCACACCGGTGGCGGTGCCGCTGACACCGACGCACGAGCACGACTTCGCCGCGATGCTGGCGGCGATCACCCCGCGCACACGACTGATCCTGGTGTGCAACCCCAACAACCCCACCGGCACGACGATCTCGGCCGACGCACTGGAAGACTTCCTCGCGAAGGTCCCGGCCGAGATCGTCGTCGTCGTCGACGAGGCCTACCTGCAGTTCAACCGCCGACCCGACACTGCGATCGGCGTCGACGCGATGCGCCGGCACGACAACGTCGTCGTCGCACACACCTTCTCGAAGGCCTACGGTCTTGCCGGACTCCGTGTCGGCTACGCGCTCGCCCCCGAAACGGTGGCGACAGCGCTGCGTCAGGTCGCCCTCCCCTTCGGCGTGACCTCGCTGGCGCAGGCCGCCGCCGTCGCATCCCTACACGCGGAAACCGAGCTCGACATCCGTGTCGACGAGCTCGTCGCCGAGCGCGATCGAGTCGGCGCCGCTCTGGCCGAGCAGGGCTGGGAGCTCCCCGCCTCCGGCGGCAACTTCCTCTGGTTCCCCCTCGGCGACGACACGACGACCGCGGCGGACGTCTTCGAAGAGCACGGCCTGCTGGTGCGACCGTTCGCCGGCGACGGCCTGCGTGTCACGATCGCGGAACGCGAGGCCAACGATCGGATCATCGCGGCCGGTGCCGCCCTGCGGAGCAGCCTTCTGCAGCAGACCGCCGTCGCCGAGCTCGAACTCTCCTGA
- a CDS encoding LysM domain-containing protein: protein MGHWGDVRRAGTSAGAPSKRRILPAAVLTVAVAAALAGCSLFAGSTDPTPTPKHTEHATSTPSSTPLAGSTGDVVASASPTPPPVPPTLTAVPKGTVVAQGDVASPKGSIHFHYRMVANGDNTYSAEYSSFTSTVPVPISVTLIDIPPSVGDGLTYHGVGDHLLGGPTTRTAPATSALLSVGQPSYLGTLVTYSSVASADGVPVELGPNKVLAVTTVRWSVPVRQSNVHPVDGGTRTYAAGTVTATTASGAPKRYLVASGTPRPSSPNGSESPFPTCSG, encoded by the coding sequence ATGGGTCATTGGGGAGACGTGAGGCGAGCCGGCACATCGGCCGGCGCCCCGAGCAAGCGCCGGATCCTGCCGGCCGCCGTCCTCACCGTCGCAGTCGCTGCAGCCCTGGCCGGGTGCTCACTGTTCGCCGGAAGCACCGACCCGACGCCCACCCCGAAGCACACCGAACACGCCACCTCGACCCCCTCATCGACACCGCTCGCCGGGAGCACCGGCGACGTCGTCGCCTCCGCGAGCCCGACGCCGCCGCCCGTTCCCCCGACGCTGACGGCGGTGCCGAAGGGAACCGTCGTCGCCCAGGGAGACGTCGCCTCACCCAAGGGCAGCATCCACTTCCACTACCGGATGGTCGCGAATGGGGACAATACGTACTCGGCCGAGTACTCGTCGTTCACATCGACGGTCCCGGTGCCGATCTCCGTCACCCTCATCGACATCCCGCCGAGCGTGGGCGACGGGCTGACCTACCACGGCGTCGGCGACCACCTGCTCGGCGGCCCGACCACCCGGACCGCACCGGCGACATCCGCGCTCCTCTCCGTCGGCCAGCCCTCGTATCTGGGCACGCTCGTGACCTACTCGTCGGTGGCCTCCGCCGACGGCGTCCCGGTCGAACTCGGACCGAACAAGGTGCTCGCCGTGACCACGGTGCGGTGGTCCGTGCCGGTGCGCCAATCGAATGTTCACCCGGTCGACGGCGGCACACGCACCTACGCCGCGGGCACGGTCACGGCCACCACGGCAAGCGGAGCACCCAAACGCTACCTCGTCGCCTCCGGGACACCACGGCCATCGTCGCCGAACGGTTCGGAATCTCCGTTCCCGACCTGCTCTGGCTGA
- a CDS encoding SDR family NAD(P)-dependent oxidoreductase → MTDTSRTTPTGSVLLIGASRGLGLAIAEEYLARGATVVATVRGAGRTALHELRDAFPDRLEIESVDITIPDEVAGLRDRLASRWFDLLFVNAGVTNAEEETVATVSTDEFIRLLVTNALSPMRVVEELAGLVPPTGTIAIMSSGQGSISNNERGGFELYRASKSALNQLMRSYAARHRDDPRTLLLLAPGWVKGTGVGGPNGALTIDESIPRLVGTVEAQRDRGGLQFLDYLGRTVAW, encoded by the coding sequence GTGACCGACACCTCGCGCACCACCCCCACCGGGTCCGTCCTGCTGATCGGTGCCTCCCGCGGTCTCGGGCTGGCGATCGCCGAGGAGTATCTCGCCCGCGGAGCGACGGTCGTCGCCACCGTGCGCGGGGCCGGCCGCACCGCGTTGCACGAACTGAGGGACGCCTTCCCCGACCGGCTCGAGATCGAATCGGTGGACATCACGATTCCGGATGAGGTCGCCGGCCTTCGTGACAGGCTCGCGAGCCGATGGTTCGACCTGCTGTTCGTCAATGCCGGCGTGACCAATGCCGAGGAGGAGACGGTCGCGACCGTCAGCACTGACGAGTTCATCCGCCTCCTGGTGACGAATGCGCTCAGTCCGATGCGTGTCGTCGAGGAGCTCGCGGGGCTGGTGCCTCCCACCGGGACGATCGCGATCATGTCCTCCGGTCAGGGCAGCATCAGCAACAACGAGCGCGGAGGCTTCGAGCTCTACCGGGCCAGCAAATCCGCACTCAATCAGCTGATGCGCAGCTATGCGGCCCGTCATCGCGACGACCCGCGTACGCTGCTGCTGCTCGCCCCGGGGTGGGTCAAAGGCACCGGGGTCGGCGGCCCGAACGGGGCGCTCACCATCGACGAGAGCATCCCGAGGCTCGTTGGAACCGTGGAGGCGCAGCGTGACCGGGGCGGACTCCAGTTCCTCGACTACCTCGGCCGGACCGTCGCCTGGTGA
- a CDS encoding DUF5997 family protein yields MISRRDAAQRLDISLEMATRHGIPSRLSDQEFDELAANPPAWLAQSRANRTGKRPVWVQLTCDICGFTESARPKKWWPDFTYLSCDDHPQGRLPEPLPGLARREVYGVGSRFIGIVDESPSAADDTV; encoded by the coding sequence ATGATCAGCAGACGCGATGCGGCCCAGCGCCTGGACATCAGCCTCGAAATGGCGACGAGGCACGGCATCCCCTCCCGGCTCAGCGATCAGGAGTTCGACGAGCTGGCCGCGAACCCGCCGGCCTGGCTCGCTCAGTCTCGGGCGAACCGCACCGGCAAGCGGCCGGTCTGGGTGCAGCTGACCTGCGACATCTGCGGTTTCACCGAATCCGCGCGCCCCAAGAAGTGGTGGCCCGACTTCACCTACCTCAGCTGCGACGACCACCCCCAGGGCCGGCTGCCCGAACCGTTGCCCGGGCTGGCCCGCCGCGAGGTCTACGGTGTCGGCAGCCGCTTCATCGGCATCGTGGACGAGAGCCCCTCGGCCGCGGACGACACCGTCTGA